Sequence from the Littorina saxatilis isolate snail1 unplaced genomic scaffold, US_GU_Lsax_2.0 scaffold_1477, whole genome shotgun sequence genome:
CCGAGCCATTTTTCATGCTACACAGAGCGTCGGCTGCTTCTGCCAGAGTTACTAACCCCTCACATAAACGTGACTGTTATTCACAAAGGCGTGGAACAAATTCTTGCGACAAAAAATCCAAACTATCTTTTACCGCTTTAAATTGCTTTGAGCGTTGCTGCAGAGTTACCTCTCATTAAGACATGATACGCCAGAACAGAAACAATGCAAACTGGACTCACCTTGACAAGTTGCTAGACATTCCGATGAACACTGGGCGTTTCAACCTACTTCAGCAGATTCTTatagaaacagaaaaaaaccacatagAGATTTGAAAAAAATGTGTGCACGTACGAATATTCTCTTCTATTACAACCTTTCTGTTCCTTTCATTCGTTTACTTTGATTTGCAAAATAAGACCTACATGTAGAACGTGCAGGGATAATGAGTGTGTCTGTCGAGCCTGTAAGTGCCAAGGTTGACCCGGTTTTTCATAGTTTctgttgtgtatatatatatatataattctcACCAGTAGTCGTTTGGTGTTGGAGTTTATTTTTAATGccaaacacacattttggggGTCAGGGAAATAAACGTAAATGTGTCGTTTTGTTGCTGCAGTGCGCCCCCCTCCACCAGAGTTGAGCTGCCCCAGTGACCCAGTTCCGGAGAACAGCAACGTCAGCTGCACGTGTCGCACTGACAACATAGGACAGCCCGGGGGGCGACTCAGGTGGTACACAGGGACCGGCAACAACGTTGACACGGAAGTCGTCAGCGGGGTATATGACGTCAACAGTGTGACGATGACGTGGCCAGTCACGCGCAGTGATGACGTCAGAAAGTTTCGGTGTGTCAACAACTGGGCGGTGAACATCACGTCTGTTAATGACTTCATCGTCACTGTTGTCTGTAAGTACTAAGGCATATCTTGTACTTTACCTACCATTGTCTTTTAAGTAAAGCGTAGCAAATGATGACATTTGTACAACTTTCACAGTTTACTATCTGGTATGTGGTAGACATTCTTCAGTATCGGGAGACTATGGATTTTGCAAGCTGGTCCTTCGGGTTTGGCAAGACAGGTCAGTGCGAGAGAGACAGTCCGTATTTTACTGACTGCATGATTATTGTGACGCCATTAtcaacctgacaaaaacgtatgGTACCAATTAAAAACTCCACAAAAATTCATATTGGCACGACTTGGTAACTTTGGCGTCCAGGAAAGATTCAAATTAATCCTCGATCAAAATCAGATTGTTTAATTTTGATATCTTGCGTAAttcgtgtgttttttctgaTTCATTTTTACTGATATAGGgtagaacgagagagagagagagaaagggagagagagagagaaaaagagagagagaaagagagagagagagagagagagagagagagagagaaagacacacacactcacacacacacacacacacacgcacgcacgcacacacacacaaacacacacagacgcacacacatatgcacacacacacacacacacacacacacacacatacaaacacacacacacacacacacaccaacacacacacacacatcacacacacacgccaacacacacacacatacacacacacacacacacacacacacacacacacacacacacacacacacgcgcgcgcgcgcgcacgcacacaaacacacacattaacaaaaAACTGAAATCTATTAACACATCTTCCTCAGCGCCACCCTCCCAGCCGACGATCCATGCACCCAGCACTGGCTACCCGTTCATCGCTGCAGTGACCCAGTCAGCCACCCTGACCTGTGACAGCTCCACTCCGGGTCGTCCTGCCGCATCCTACACCTGGCCTGTCAATCacggggggcgggaggggatTGACGGCAGTGGGCGTGGCACGTTGACCTTTGACACTTTCAGCAAGGAGCATGACGGGAAGACTGTCAGCTGCAGGGCCAGTAACCTCTACACGGCCAACAGACGCCCTGTGCCGGATGGAAGCCTAACACTGGAGGTTTACTGTGAGTTATCCTCTTGTCTTTCTCATTTAAAGCAATGCTCACGTCGGCGATTTAGAACAGACTTAAAACACTCTGCTCAGTCATAGACGTTTCCTTGGAATAACTGTCAGGAATTTGTTTTAGCCCTGTGGCAGAGTTAGAAGCCCATTTTACTAATGCATGCTTTCCAAAGCGAGACCAATCAAGTAAGATGCTGCTAACCGGCTTTAACCTGCGGTCGCCATATACAAGTAACGTTggtgtgtatattatgcaatATCTGCTCAATATGAAACCCATTTCGATTGAAAATATGCACATCAAAGCCATGATTCACCGATTCACAATTACTTGTCCATTACTGGCAGTGAATGCTAACGGAGACagaatgtatgtctctgatGCTAAGCACGTGTATTTTCCGAAACTCCTGTGACCTCAAGTCTCACCTATGTGACCTCGGTCAAAACACATTGTCAACAATCACGGCGGATCAGTGATCATTGCTTCAACGTATTATGAACTCATCAGAGTTGATTGTTCTTCGCAATAAGTGTAGATAGCTGATTACATCTGAACATTCACACCTGGCTGGATAGCGCGAGTCTGTTGCTGCTTTATCtcaactgggaggaagcgacctgaatttcGAACCTATGCGTAGGTAATTAAAATGAAATAGCGTGTGTACAAGCTGTATCTGTGCAAACATgcgcactgtgtgtgtgtgtgtgtgcgttcgtgtgtgtattagtgtctgtgtgcgtgcgtgtttgtgtgtgcgtgtgtgtgtgtgtgtgtgtgtgtcggtgtgtgcgcgcgcgcgcgcgcgtgtgtgtgtgtgtgtgtgtgtgtgtgagtgtgtgggtgtgtgtgtgtgtgtgtgtggaggaaaTAAGTACATTTCTGAATATAGTAAATCTTGTCTTGGCAGACATTCGTTCCAGCAAGTAATCATAGAGTTCCATCCTTTGACAAAAAATTATGTGCATCCTTGTTGAACGTCTTTTGTTTTCACAGACCATCCCGAGTTGCATCTGGTTCCCGTGACAGACACCAACCAGTGTCAACCTTTGACCTCTAACCCGTCATACTGCCTGGTGACTGAGGGTCAAAGTGTTCATTTCCGGTGTCAAGCCTCGAGCAAGCCGGTCGCTAAAATCTTCACGTGGCAACCCGGAAGTGGAAACAGCTCTGACCTCTACATCCAGTCAGCCAATCACACTCTACATACCCGCACATACAACTGCAGCGTGGAAACAGGACTTGGTGACCATGGCAACGATCCACGTCTGCCACTGCGCAACAGTATGCTGCTCACCGTTCTTGTAGAATGTAAGCTGTTGTTGAATTCCCTTCTTCTGAAAGCAGTCTCACATGTTGTTCGGTTTAAACAATCAGTCAATATTTTACGGAATGTATTTTAATACACCTGGAGTCGAGAGGAAGGtatgggtctctctctctctctctctctctctctctctctctctctctctctctctctctctctctctctctctctctctctctctctctctctctctctctctctctctctctctctctctctctctctctctctctctctctctctctctctctctctctctgattttatTAGAAAGAAAAGACGGATCTTACAGAGTACTGAATCACGTTTTAAAAGCCTGTTTCTTCACTGACTCTTTTTCTTATTTTATTATTCAAAGCAATAATGAAATCACCAGGAGAAAAGCAGGACTCATCTCTGGGTGTGGGGGCGGCGGTGGGAGTGTCTGTGGCGGTGATGGTGTGCatcgtcgtcgtcttcatcGTCGTCTTCTCCGTCTGGCTCTGGCGTCGTCACTGGGTGCTTCCCTGTGCTGCTGCTacaggtgagtgtgtgtgtctgtgtgtgtgtgtgtgtctgtctgtgtctgtctgtgtctgtctgtgtctgtctgtctgtctgtctgtgcgtttcgATCCCTGTGTGATTGTCTCTGtagaggtgtgtgtgtcagtgtatttgCGCCAATTTTACATTGATAGGCTTCCATTCAAAACTGCATTACgtcaaagtttcaaatggaagcctgtcaatgttattgtaattcaaatGTCTAATCGAACTTGTTTCTGGTTTCATACGATTACAACAAGGCCAAGatgatacaatacaatgcatatTTCCTGCATATAAAAGATACGATCCTCGCGTCTAACAGAGATTGGTTGAGCGTGTATCAATGCGTTTTGCCAGCAGGTGATCATTGAGTAGAATTTTCGTTGATCATGAAGAATGTATCAACGGTAATGTGACCAATCACAGAATCTGTTACATTCTAAACGCATCTTGACTGAATTACAATATGGGTTATCCTTTACATCAATATTCACGTTGCTTTAGTTCATTTTCACCGACGACCGTCAACTATTAAACAGATTTTGCTTTGcaacatgtgtcagtgttgtcTTACTGATACCCAAAGAAACGTGCTTTTTCGAATGTGTGTTTATTGTTCAAGGCCTCCTATACCAGAATTAAAAGGAATCTTGCTCACGAAAAGAAAAGGGCATACAAGTTTGAGAAACATAAAGCATGGATCTACTGTTGTTCTGTTTCAGCGAGAGAAGCTGATGACAGACTGGAAAGGTAATATTCCTTGTTTCATGACATTCACACACTAACTCACTTGATCATTGACAAATATCACCTGGACAAgccagcaaacaaacacaccaacaaaacaAGAACCCTGAGGCGTGATTAACCACGCAGTCAATCGAAGTCACTTAAATACAACCGGTTAACTCTGACCTTACTAATTaatcagggagagagagaagggggagagtgagacaaagagagacatagagagaggcaGTCAGAcggagactaagaaaaagagagagagagagagagagggagagagagagagacacacacacacacacaaacacacacacacacacacacacacacacacacatacgcacacacacacagggagagagagggggagagaaagacaaacagacagacagatagatagagagactgGGACCAACGGATATTACGATTGAAATTATGACGGTTTTCCTAGTATACTTATGCAGGGTATATCGGACCATAAAATAGAATTAATAATGGCACTGTTTATGTTGCAGCAGACATGTAGAGCCACCACAAGGGAGTGAACATCCTGACCAGGGACAGTCTGATGACTACGAGATACAAGACATTGGTATGTATGTCCTAGGCGCGCCTTTGGCTTGTTGTCTCTCATGTAGAAGTTTTCACAATGACACGATTCTCATGGAAACGGAATTGAAAGACGAATTTAAGCAACACATTGCCACAACCTCAACTTTGCTAAAGTCAGTTGTTACAAAACCTTAATTCATAGCAAACTGGGGAAAATGATCCTATGATTAAAACAATATTTGATTTAATATCGCAATTTAAATCTTGTTTGCTATTCTGAGAGACACGTGGGGGATTCGGAAATTGTAATTGGATAGTGTTGCACAACTCTATTTCGGCAATCAGGCTCTATTGCTGAAGAACAAATTTACACCCCAAAAAAGTACACGCAGTTCCGGTTTGCTAACCGTggcttaggccaaaaagaaaaatatgtctgtttccggtaacatcgccgaaaaaaatagggtcggtctgtcgggtttttaacattttttttaacctttttcttacattttgttaacgtctttttacgttgttttttttaaacgcttccttagtttacttacaattatttagcacatgtttttgatcTAGATAAAttatattgaaactaaataaagtatacttgacttcatatttgtgtttttttgtttggtgcgaaaagcgaaaaaaaatgTTAGGGTCGGCgtttaaaaatagggtcggtcgggttaccggaaacagacatatttttctttttggccttatgtacGTACAGGCACACGTGGTCAGGCGTGCATCTTTGACAGGTCGACAGCGATACAGTTTTAACATATGAATTCTTGCCGTGCataaaataatttttattaTATTTCTGGTAAAATCCAGTTAATGGAAAGGCAACAAAACTGCCACCAGTCCAGTAACTACTGTTTAGCAGACGGTctttccaatgtttaacactgGATGAACAAAATGTCTGTCCCCTATACAAAGTTCATTGTATGACATTTTGAAACGAAGTTACCATTCTGAACAGAAGCTTCGAGTCGTTTACACTCTTCTGTTACAATCCTTGTTTTTCAGCATCTACAGATTATCCGTAATCAATGTTCACGTAAATCCGTAGCAAAAGTCCCATATAAGAATAGTAAATGGAATGTTTGGTATAAAAGCGTGCCATGTAAAATCATATAAAGACAGGCAAACTGAGATTATGTCGGTCTTTCCCATGCATAggttgttgtagtgtttcaATGTTAGGTTATTTCCGTCAGCATTGACGCGTCGTCTTCAACAGCCAGCATGGAACATGCGAAGAGTTGTCTGACAAAAAACGTGTTTTTAAGACAAAGAGGGTCTACTCGTCggcattatttatttattatggggagcttatat
This genomic interval carries:
- the LOC138954429 gene encoding uncharacterized protein, translating into MGPETRSVTPTLQPSPSDTSDTSDRTGSCDVTLPLPSNSATYTCTVTVNPGNTQSSSNNIQIMRPPPPELSCPSDPVPENSNVSCTCRTDNIGQPGGRLRWYTGTGNNVDTEVVSGVYDVNSVTMTWPVTRSDDVRKFRCVNNWAVNITSVNDFIVTVVSPPSQPTIHAPSTGYPFIAAVTQSATLTCDSSTPGRPAASYTWPVNHGGREGIDGSGRGTLTFDTFSKEHDGKTVSCRASNLYTANRRPVPDGSLTLEVYYHPELHLVPVTDTNQCQPLTSNPSYCLVTEGQSVHFRCQASSKPVAKIFTWQPGSGNSSDLYIQSANHTLHTRTYNCSVETGLGDHGNDPRLPLRNSMLLTVLVESIMKSPGEKQDSSLGVGAAVGVSVAVMVCIVVVFIVVFSVWLWRRHWVLPCAAATAREADDRLESRHVEPPQGSEHPDQGQSDDYEIQDIEGKTPSDYASLRTDNIGLRSVYSQITPTYINTGTAAEPGPVYENTGV